The Myxocyprinus asiaticus isolate MX2 ecotype Aquarium Trade chromosome 26, UBuf_Myxa_2, whole genome shotgun sequence genome has a window encoding:
- the LOC127417406 gene encoding alanine--tRNA ligase, cytoplasmic-like, whose amino-acid sequence MDTSLTAAQIREKFIDFFCRHEHQYVHSSATIPLDDPTLLFANAGMNQFKPIFLNTVDPSHPMARLRRAANTQKCIRAGGKHNDLDDVGKDVYHHTFFEMLGSWSFGDYFKHLACKMALELLTKEFSIPIERLYVTYFGGHDDAGLEPDLECKQIWLDLGMEESRILPGSMKDNFWEMGDTGPCGPCSEIHYDRIGGRDAAHLVNMDDPNVLEIWNLVFIQFNRESETVLKLLPKKSIDTGLGLERLVSVLQNKMSNYDTDLFIPYFEAIQKGTGARPYTGKVGAEDTDGNDMAYRVLADHARTITIALSDGGRPDNTGRGYVLRRILRRAVRYSHEKLGAQRGFFASLVDVVVESLGDAFPELKKDPDMVKDIINEEEEQFLKTLSRGRRILDRKIQSLGDSKTIPGDTAWLLYDTYGFPLDLTALIAEERGMGVDMQAFEEEKKAAQLKSQGKGSGDVDHIMLDIYAIEELRNKGVPATDDGPKYHYTSNDNGSYEFEQEVGTVLALRRERAFVDEVTTGQECGVLLDQTSFYAEQGGQSFDEGYMLRENDSTEDRMEFTVKNTQVRGGYVLHIGTVYGTMKVGDRVTLHVDETRRRPIMSNHTATHILNFALRSVLGEADQRGSLVAPDRLRFDFTAKGAMSTDEVRRTEEIASAMIRDAKPVYALDSPLAAAKAIQGLRAVFDETYPDPVRVVSIGVPVEELLADPNSLAGSLTSIEFCGGTHLQNSSHAAPFVIVSEEAIAKGIRRIVAVTGAEAQKAQRKADALKLGLDAMAEKVKAQTAPNKDIQKEIADMTESLGTAVISQWQKDEMRESLKGLKKIMDDLDRASKADVQKRVLEKTKEIIDSNPNQPLIVMEMESGASAKALNESLKLLKTNSPQTAAMLFAVDNDAGKIICLCQVPQDVANRGLKANEWVQEVCPLLDGKGGGKDMSAQATGRNTHCIQEALHLANEFARLKLVEN is encoded by the exons ATGGACACTTCACTGACTGCTGCACAGATCCGTGAGAAGTTCATCGACTTCTTCTGCCGTCATGAGCACCAGTACGTCCACTCGTCGGCCACCATCCCTCTGGATGACCCCACTCTGCTATTTGCCAACGCCGGCATGAACCAG TTCAAGCCCATCTTCTTGAACACAGTCGACCCGTCTCACCCTATGGCCAGACTTCGCCGGGCTGCAAACACACAAAAGTGCATTCGTGCCGGCGGAAAACACAATGACCTGGATGATGTGGGCAAAGATGTGTACCATCACACTTTCTTCGAGATGTTGGGCTCTTGGTCCTTTGGAGACTATTTTAAA CACCTGGCCTGCAAAATGGCACTGGAGCTGCTGACAAAGGAGTTTAGCATTCCTATCGAACGCCTTTATGTCACCTACTTTGGTGGTCACGATGATGCAGGCCTGGAGCCTGACCTGGAGTGTAAGCAGATCTGGCTGGACTTGGG GATGGAGGAGAGTCGTATCCTGCCAGGCAGTATGAAGGATAATTTCTGGGAGATGGGGGACACAGGTCCATGTGGACCCTGCAGTGAGATCCACTATGATCGTATTGGAGGCAGAGATGCCGCCCACCTGGTCAACATGGATGACCCCAATGTGCTTGAAATCTGGAACCTGGTGTTCATCCAGTTTAACAG GGAGTCAGAGACTGTGCTAAAGCTTTTGCCTAAGAAGAGCATTGACACAGGCTTGGGACTGGAGCGTCTGGTCTCTGTACTGCAGAACAAGATGTCCAACTATGACACTGACCTTTTCATCCCTTATTTCGAGGCCATTCAAAAG GGTACAGGTGCCAGGCCATACACAGGAAAGGTTGGTGCCGAAGACACAGATGGTAACGACATGGCATACCGTGTCCTGGCTGATCACGCCCGCACCATTACTATTGCCTTGTCTGATGGTGGCAGACCTGACAACACAGGAAGGGG CTATGTACTGCGGAGGATTCTGCGTCGTGCTGTGCGATACTCTCATGAGAAGCTGGGTGCACAGAGGGGCTTCTTTGCCTCCCTAGTGGATGTGGTGGTTGAATCCCTG GGTGATGCTTTCCCTGAATTGAAGAAAGACCCTGATATGGTGAAGGACATCATCAATGAGGAAGAGGAACAGTTCCTCAAAACCCTTAGCAGGGGACGCCGTATTTTGGACCGCAAGATCCAGAGTTTGGGAGACAGCAAGACCATTCCAG GTGACACGGCCTGGTTACTTTATGACACCTATGGTTTTCCTCTGGACCTCACTGCCCTGATCGCTGAGGAGAGAGGAATGGGAGTGGACATGCAGGCCTTTGAGGAGGAGAAGAAAGCTGCTCAG TTGAAGTCTCAGGGCAAAGGCTCCGGGGACGTGGACCACATCATGCTGGACATTTATGCCATCGAGGAGCTGAGGAACAAGGGTGTCCCTGCCACTGATGATGGCCCCAAGTACCACTACACTTCAAATGATAATGGCAGTTATG AGTTTGAACAGGAGGTGGGCACAGTGTTGGCTCTGAGGAGGGAGCGTGCATTTGTCGATGAGGTGACCACAGGTCAAGAATGCGGAGTGCTGCTTGATCAGACCTCCTTCTATGCTGAGCAGGGTGGACAGAGCTTTGACGAAGGCTACATGCTCAGAGAGAATGACTCCACTGAGGAT AGGATGGAGTTTACTGTGAAGAATACTCAGGTGCGGGGAGGATATGTGCTGCATATTGGTACAGTGTACGGTACAATGAAGGTTGGAGACCGCGTAACATTGCATGTTGATGAG actcgTCGTAGGCCCATCATGAGTAACCATACCGCCACACACATCCTGAACTTCGCCTTGCGTTCAGTGCTGGGAGAGGCAGACCAGCGGGGCTCTCTGGTTGCTCCTGACCGTCTGCGGTTTGACTTCACAGCTAAAGGAGCCATGAGCACAGATGAAGTGCGGCGCACAGAGGAGATCGCCAGCGCGATGATTCGTGATGCCAAG CCAGTCTATGCTCTGGATTCTCCGCTTGCAGCAGCTAAAGCCATCCAGGGTCTACGGGCAGTGTTTGATGAGACATACCCTGATCCTGTTAGAGTGGTCTCTATTGGTGTCCCTGTGGAGGAGCTTCTGGCTGACCCAAACAGCCTTGCAGGCTCCCTCACTTCCATCGAGTTCTGCGGTGGAAC GCACCTGCAGAACTCGAGTCATGCGGCACCATTTGTGATTGTATCAGAGGAGGCCATCGCTAAAGGAATCAGGAGGATTGTGGCAGTCACTGGAGCTGAGGCTCAGAAG GCTCAGAGGAAAGCTGATGCCCTTAAGCTGGGCCTAGATGCCATGGCAGAGAAAGTAAAAGCTCAGACTGCCCCCAATAAAGACATTCAGAAGGAGATAGCTGATATGACAGAG tcCCTGGGCACTGCTGTGATCTCTCAGTGGCAAAAGGATGAGATGAGGGAATCCCTGAAGGGTCTAAAGAAGATCATGGATGACCTGGACCGTGCCAGCAAGGCTGATGTACAGAAGAGG GTTCTGGAGAAGACAAAGGAGATCATCGACAGCAACCCTAACCAACCTCTGATTGTCATGGAGATGGAGAGTGGTGCATCTGCAAAG GCTTTAAATGAGTCTCTGAAGTTGCTGAAGACAAATTCTCCCCAGACTGCTGCTATGCTCTTTGCTGTTGACAATGATGCTGGCAAAATTATCTGCTTGTGTCAAGTGCCACAG GATGTTGCAAACCGGGGCCTGAAGGCCAACGAATGGGTTCAGGAAGTGTGCCCTCTGCTGGACGGAAAAGGAGGTGGCAAAGACATGTCCGCCCAGGCCACGGGTAGAAACACACACTGCATACAGGAGGCTCTGCATCTGGCCAATGAGTTCGCCAGACTTAAACTGGTTGAAAATTAA